The following proteins are co-located in the Robbsia betulipollinis genome:
- a CDS encoding TyeA family type III secretion system gatekeeper subunit, with protein MAPIPFDAGFRTGSPVYDVRDADAADVFSRAGDAPGATATYRGAALALLPEAPSLADAAEEISLHFTEAAEMLELDEHDARADERLDLSDDDIDAYFDASKQDDGSLRRELIEGLLGNRPPGPRERLTHAHPHDPSGQFLLLQQALRHGERRLAQRTDPQDRQAALATLERLRDVAAHLALTQGPWIRADLNTIAVAGASGDTATDVRRFQTGYRDVVLGKGTLAATLQTLLGPFGGTDPRAALTRLTQALGRDLAAARPSTDAVRLHALLHDQFHAATALTVLGRCASLSSAVARTAAHLGGVAAVTDDGRPHRLMAAIVALSDERWPAANRFAALASSEGGTAAHVQIGLLTGLRAILRDLPVQIFHDGDHREQVLGAAQDALDTLIDASEADT; from the coding sequence ATGGCACCCATCCCATTCGACGCGGGCTTCCGTACCGGGAGTCCTGTTTACGACGTCCGCGACGCCGATGCCGCCGATGTCTTTTCGCGCGCGGGCGACGCGCCGGGCGCCACCGCTACCTACCGCGGCGCGGCGCTCGCGCTGCTGCCCGAGGCACCGTCGCTGGCCGACGCCGCCGAAGAGATCAGCCTGCATTTCACCGAAGCGGCCGAAATGCTCGAACTCGACGAGCACGACGCCCGGGCCGACGAGCGGCTGGACCTCTCGGACGACGATATCGATGCCTACTTCGATGCATCGAAGCAGGACGACGGCAGTCTGCGGCGCGAACTGATCGAGGGCCTGCTGGGCAACCGTCCGCCCGGCCCGCGCGAGCGTCTGACGCACGCCCATCCGCACGACCCGAGCGGCCAGTTCCTCCTGTTGCAGCAGGCGCTCCGGCATGGCGAACGGCGTCTCGCGCAACGCACCGATCCGCAGGACCGGCAAGCCGCCCTCGCCACGCTCGAGCGGCTGCGCGATGTCGCGGCGCATCTCGCCCTGACGCAGGGGCCATGGATCCGCGCCGACCTGAACACGATCGCCGTGGCCGGCGCGTCCGGCGACACCGCCACGGACGTCCGGCGCTTCCAGACGGGCTACCGCGACGTGGTGCTGGGCAAGGGCACGCTGGCCGCCACCCTGCAGACGCTGCTGGGTCCTTTCGGCGGCACCGACCCCCGCGCCGCGCTGACCCGGCTGACGCAGGCGCTGGGCCGCGATCTGGCGGCGGCGCGCCCGTCCACCGACGCGGTGCGGCTGCACGCCCTGCTGCACGACCAGTTCCACGCGGCCACCGCGCTTACGGTGCTGGGACGCTGCGCATCGCTATCGAGTGCCGTAGCGCGCACCGCCGCGCATCTCGGCGGCGTTGCCGCCGTCACCGACGATGGTCGCCCCCACCGCCTGATGGCCGCCATCGTCGCGTTGAGCGACGAACGCTGGCCCGCCGCGAACCGCTTCGCCGCGCTCGCGAGCAGCGAGGGCGGCACAGCGGCGCACGTCCAGATCGGCCTGCTCACCGGCCTGCGCGCGATCCTGCGCGACCTGCCGGTCCAGATCTTCCACGACGGCGATCACCGCGAGCAGGTGCTGGGCGCGGCCCAGGACGCGCTCGATACGCTGATCGACGCCAGCGAGGCAGACACATGA
- a CDS encoding SycD/LcrH family type III secretion system chaperone — MNAATLPGNDSRVETLARELPDLLAGGGTVGTLLGYPPERIEAAYGHARALYEEARYEDALSLFAFLSFNDHLAPRYHWGLGACAQVLGRHDEAMQAYGMLVAMDMSDPAPIYRIAECLLALGRRDEARETLDVVVALADEDTTEHRALRRRAQAMLALLKGDAAS, encoded by the coding sequence ATGAATGCAGCAACGCTTCCCGGAAACGATTCGCGCGTCGAGACGCTGGCGCGCGAGTTGCCGGATTTGCTCGCCGGCGGCGGGACGGTCGGGACGCTGCTCGGCTATCCGCCCGAGCGGATCGAGGCGGCCTATGGCCATGCGCGCGCGCTTTACGAAGAGGCGCGGTACGAAGACGCGTTGAGTCTGTTCGCATTCTTGTCGTTCAACGACCATCTGGCGCCACGCTATCACTGGGGCCTGGGTGCCTGCGCGCAGGTGCTGGGCCGGCACGACGAGGCGATGCAGGCGTACGGGATGCTGGTCGCGATGGACATGAGCGACCCCGCGCCGATCTACCGGATCGCCGAGTGCCTGCTGGCGCTGGGCCGGCGCGACGAGGCGCGGGAAACCCTGGACGTCGTGGTCGCGCTTGCCGACGAGGATACGACCGAACACCGCGCGCTGCGCCGTCGCGCGCAGGCCATGCTGGCGTTATTGAAAGGAGATGCCGCATCATGA
- the sctE gene encoding type III secretion system translocon subunit SctE has product MTVLRSSTLPSFPATGDGAADATDAPTTGSPAAGSSTPAAGSPAAADATLAAARAVLAALAASGFPGLEGTGAGATGGDGLDNANGAPSLAPASFVGNVEDVALLLQTAQDNLLNQRLASAKSAIDVASSKAAVSNKDQAQKVQDWIKNSEKAHRKHSGIMGWLTSIFKAIAAVVGVVVAAVATVATGGAAAPLLAVACIGLASATMSLASQISVAAGGPELSLTKLLTQGGTKLFEALGMRHDAAEKAGDIFAGVVGIGTGAALIDPGLVGTLATGVAKCLGAHADTLAILNAVVTTVAVIATAIAMAAMGNVGGAANAAAAATSTAVNTVKTAGAVMGGIGGVTQGVDQVVQGVQTLDRAKAEKAVGDARADMKENTATLMRLQSQMERSRDEIKKVVEQFQAAFERLSGMLENASQTSRQINSNFVPAGA; this is encoded by the coding sequence ATGACCGTGCTTCGTTCCTCGACCTTGCCGTCGTTTCCCGCGACGGGAGATGGCGCGGCGGATGCGACCGACGCCCCGACCACGGGATCGCCCGCCGCGGGATCGTCCACGCCCGCCGCGGGATCGCCCGCCGCGGCGGACGCCACGCTGGCCGCCGCCCGCGCGGTGCTGGCGGCGCTCGCCGCGTCCGGTTTTCCCGGGCTGGAGGGAACCGGGGCCGGCGCGACGGGCGGCGACGGCCTCGACAACGCGAACGGTGCGCCGTCGCTCGCGCCGGCCAGCTTCGTCGGCAACGTGGAAGACGTTGCGCTGCTGTTGCAGACCGCGCAGGACAACCTGTTGAACCAGCGGCTGGCCAGCGCGAAAAGCGCGATCGACGTGGCGAGCAGCAAGGCGGCCGTCAGCAACAAGGACCAGGCGCAGAAGGTCCAGGACTGGATCAAGAACAGCGAGAAGGCGCACAGGAAGCACAGCGGCATCATGGGCTGGCTGACCAGCATTTTCAAGGCGATCGCCGCGGTGGTCGGCGTGGTCGTCGCGGCAGTCGCGACGGTGGCGACGGGGGGCGCGGCGGCGCCGCTGCTGGCGGTCGCCTGCATCGGTCTGGCCAGCGCGACGATGAGCCTGGCGAGCCAGATCAGCGTCGCGGCGGGCGGTCCCGAATTGTCCCTGACGAAATTGCTCACGCAGGGCGGCACCAAGCTGTTCGAGGCACTCGGCATGCGTCACGACGCCGCCGAGAAGGCCGGCGACATCTTCGCCGGCGTCGTGGGTATCGGCACCGGCGCGGCGTTGATCGATCCGGGCCTGGTCGGCACGCTCGCGACAGGCGTGGCGAAGTGCCTCGGCGCGCATGCCGACACCCTCGCGATCCTCAATGCGGTGGTGACGACGGTCGCGGTGATCGCGACCGCGATCGCGATGGCGGCGATGGGCAATGTGGGCGGCGCGGCGAATGCGGCGGCAGCGGCCACGAGCACGGCAGTCAACACCGTGAAAACGGCCGGCGCGGTGATGGGCGGCATCGGCGGCGTAACACAGGGCGTGGACCAGGTCGTTCAGGGCGTGCAGACGCTGGACCGTGCGAAAGCGGAGAAGGCCGTCGGCGACGCGCGGGCGGACATGAAGGAGAACACCGCGACGCTGATGCGATTGCAGAGCCAGATGGAGCGGTCGCGCGACGAGATCAAGAAGGTCGTCGAGCAATTCCAGGCGGCGTTCGAGCGCCTGTCGGGGATGCTGGAAAACGCGTCGCAGACCAGTCGTCAGATCAACAGCAACTTCGTTCCGGCGGGCGCGTGA
- a CDS encoding tetratricopeptide repeat protein translates to MDASAGMDANPGADIGASVARLRAALAAAPLSQRYTSGELETVYAFAHAQLARRRFAEALPIFAFLTQYAPTALSYLDGLGCCLQQLGRHDDAIQVYAFIGMLAPEALDASLQLAHCLLAQQRHEAALGLLGLLARHAAAPGAAHPASARAAGLLALLGQPPAGGAAVEKAGCPARGAAELLHE, encoded by the coding sequence ATGGACGCAAGCGCCGGCATGGACGCAAACCCGGGCGCGGACATCGGTGCAAGCGTCGCGCGCCTGCGCGCGGCGCTCGCCGCCGCGCCGCTGAGCCAGCGCTACACGTCCGGCGAACTCGAAACGGTCTACGCGTTTGCGCATGCGCAGCTCGCGCGCCGGCGTTTCGCCGAAGCGTTGCCGATCTTTGCCTTCCTCACGCAGTACGCGCCCACGGCATTGTCCTACCTTGACGGTCTGGGGTGCTGTCTGCAGCAGTTGGGGCGTCATGACGACGCGATCCAGGTCTATGCCTTCATCGGCATGCTCGCACCGGAAGCGCTCGACGCGAGCCTGCAGCTCGCGCACTGCCTGCTCGCGCAGCAACGGCATGAGGCCGCCCTCGGTTTGCTCGGGCTGCTGGCCCGGCATGCCGCCGCGCCTGGCGCGGCGCATCCCGCCAGCGCGCGCGCGGCGGGCTTGCTGGCGCTGCTCGGGCAGCCGCCGGCGGGCGGCGCGGCGGTCGAGAAGGCCGGCTGCCCGGCACGCGGCGCCGCCGAGCTGCTCCATGAATAG
- the sctI gene encoding type III secretion system inner rod subunit SctI, producing MPISLSSGAAASASLALPAVPPPASADAHLVARFETALQGAPSAGAMSADAVPGTVNAAPDAANVVPSWNTAGVAPASGTHAGERILATLHAFSTGAGDAWNRMTQFATVAGEPTMAHLLQIEMGAMQASVQFDYFGKIISRSTQNIDQLIKTQ from the coding sequence ATGCCGATTTCCCTATCGTCGGGTGCCGCGGCAAGCGCGTCGCTCGCGCTCCCCGCGGTGCCGCCGCCCGCGTCCGCCGACGCGCATCTGGTGGCGCGCTTCGAGACCGCGCTGCAAGGCGCGCCGTCGGCCGGCGCGATGTCTGCGGATGCGGTCCCGGGTACCGTCAACGCCGCACCGGATGCGGCGAACGTCGTTCCCTCCTGGAACACCGCGGGCGTGGCGCCGGCATCGGGCACGCACGCCGGCGAGCGGATTCTTGCGACGCTGCATGCCTTCTCGACGGGGGCCGGCGATGCCTGGAACCGGATGACGCAGTTCGCGACGGTCGCGGGCGAGCCGACGATGGCGCACCTGTTGCAGATCGAGATGGGCGCGATGCAGGCGTCCGTGCAGTTCGACTATTTCGGCAAGATCATTTCCCGCTCGACCCAGAACATCGATCAGTTGATCAAGACACAATGA
- the sctJ gene encoding type III secretion system inner membrane ring lipoprotein SctJ: protein MNRAAKCRPDLLRWMMPRMVLLLGMLTLLASLAACGARVELMGAVPEDEANEIMSTLLNAGVSVDKRIAKAGVTLSVPSDQVSRALDVMRAHGLPRERFTGMGNVFRKEGLVSSALEERARYVFALSQELGETLSQIDGVVSARVHVVLPERGNINEAATPATAAVFIKHKAGMSLDALQPHIRQMVANGIPGLSADHVTVFMVASPAAPVPAAIAWRTVLGLHVAAESVQALWCWMVLAFAATCALAGSLGWVYWRAARASGR, encoded by the coding sequence ATGAACCGCGCCGCAAAATGTCGCCCGGACCTGTTGCGGTGGATGATGCCGCGGATGGTGCTGCTGCTGGGCATGCTGACCCTGCTCGCCTCGCTTGCCGCCTGCGGCGCGCGCGTCGAGCTGATGGGCGCGGTGCCGGAGGACGAGGCCAACGAGATCATGTCGACCCTGCTCAACGCGGGCGTGTCCGTCGACAAGCGCATCGCGAAGGCCGGCGTGACCTTGTCCGTGCCGTCCGATCAGGTCTCGCGCGCGCTCGACGTGATGCGCGCGCACGGGCTGCCCCGCGAGCGTTTCACCGGCATGGGCAATGTGTTCCGCAAGGAGGGCCTGGTGTCGTCGGCGCTGGAAGAGCGCGCCCGCTACGTCTTCGCGCTGTCGCAGGAACTGGGCGAAACCCTGTCGCAGATCGACGGCGTGGTGAGCGCGCGGGTGCATGTCGTCTTGCCCGAGCGCGGCAACATCAACGAGGCCGCGACGCCGGCCACCGCCGCCGTCTTCATCAAGCACAAGGCCGGCATGAGTCTGGATGCGCTGCAGCCGCACATCCGGCAGATGGTCGCCAACGGCATTCCCGGTTTGTCGGCCGACCACGTCACCGTCTTCATGGTCGCATCGCCCGCCGCCCCGGTGCCCGCCGCCATTGCGTGGCGCACGGTCCTCGGGCTGCATGTCGCGGCGGAATCGGTGCAGGCGCTGTGGTGCTGGATGGTCCTGGCTTTTGCCGCGACCTGCGCGCTGGCGGGTAGCCTCGGGTGGGTCTACTGGCGCGCCGCGCGCGCGTCCGGCCGATGA
- a CDS encoding HrpE/YscL family type III secretion apparatus protein, whose translation MVFVIQRDSLNPTRVAVAVDSAAPVLKAGEHRLLVDARRILDEAARQAERIVGEARAVHAAERARGFREGSEAARLEHAERMIENVGRAIDYFERVEKDAIDLVMGAVRKIIHDFTDAEKVAIVVRGALAAVRNQKQITLRLHPDDAATAKQRLNDILAGFPAIGFIDIVADGRLAPAACILETDIGLVETSLEGQLGALQRAFQQVLGERGDGAGSLAGGAA comes from the coding sequence ATGGTTTTCGTCATTCAACGCGATTCGCTGAACCCCACGCGCGTGGCCGTCGCCGTCGATTCCGCCGCGCCCGTGCTCAAGGCGGGCGAGCATCGGCTGCTGGTGGATGCGCGGCGCATCCTCGACGAGGCGGCGCGGCAGGCCGAACGCATCGTCGGCGAGGCGCGCGCGGTGCATGCCGCCGAACGGGCGCGGGGTTTCCGGGAAGGCAGCGAGGCCGCGCGGCTCGAACACGCCGAGCGGATGATCGAGAACGTCGGCCGCGCGATCGACTATTTCGAGCGGGTCGAGAAGGACGCGATCGACCTCGTCATGGGCGCGGTGCGCAAGATCATCCACGATTTCACCGACGCCGAGAAGGTCGCGATCGTGGTGCGCGGCGCGCTTGCCGCGGTGCGCAACCAGAAGCAGATCACGTTGCGCCTGCACCCCGACGACGCCGCCACGGCGAAGCAGCGGCTCAACGATATCCTCGCCGGCTTTCCCGCGATCGGTTTCATCGACATCGTCGCCGACGGCCGTCTCGCGCCCGCCGCCTGCATCCTGGAAACCGATATCGGTCTGGTGGAGACCAGCCTGGAAGGGCAATTGGGCGCGCTGCAGCGCGCGTTCCAGCAGGTGCTGGGCGAGCGGGGGGATGGCGCAGGCAGCCTCGCGGGCGGAGCGGCATAG
- the sctN gene encoding type III secretion system ATPase SctN: protein MRSFDYITEMMRMALLDATTMQVRGRVTQVSGTIIRAVVPRVRIGEICVLRDPDGNFEMRAEVVGFAREAALLTPIGDMYGLSASTEVMPTGQAHRVAVGEELLGRVLDGLGRPLDDPHSGPLRTGKYYPVFAEAPDPLTRRMIERPIDLGVRALDGLLTCGEGQRMGIFAAAGGGKSTLLGMLVKGADVDVTVVALIGERGREVREFIERELGAEGRRRAVIVCATSDRSSMERVKAAYVATAIAEYFRDAGQRVLFLMDSVTRFARAQREIGLAAGEPPTRRGYPPSVFATLPKLMERVGMNAHGSITALYTVLVEGDDMTEPIADETRSILDGHIVLSRKLAAANHYPAIDILASTSRVMHAVTQPSHQAAAGRVRELMAKYDEIELLLKIGEYQSGADPVTDEAIAKHDAILAFLKQGTRERIPAAQTQAALLALARP from the coding sequence GTGCGCAGCTTCGACTACATCACCGAGATGATGCGCATGGCGCTGCTCGACGCCACGACGATGCAGGTTCGGGGCCGTGTCACGCAGGTCTCGGGCACCATCATCCGTGCCGTGGTGCCGCGCGTGCGCATCGGCGAGATCTGCGTGCTGCGCGATCCGGACGGCAATTTCGAAATGCGTGCGGAAGTCGTCGGCTTCGCGCGCGAGGCGGCATTGCTCACGCCGATCGGCGACATGTACGGCCTGTCGGCAAGCACCGAGGTCATGCCCACGGGCCAGGCGCATCGCGTGGCGGTGGGCGAGGAACTGCTGGGCCGCGTGCTCGACGGCCTCGGACGGCCCCTGGACGATCCGCACAGCGGCCCGCTGCGCACCGGCAAATACTATCCGGTCTTCGCCGAGGCGCCCGATCCGCTCACGCGCCGCATGATCGAGCGGCCGATCGATCTCGGCGTGCGCGCGCTCGACGGTTTGCTGACCTGCGGAGAAGGGCAGCGCATGGGCATTTTCGCGGCAGCGGGCGGCGGCAAGTCGACGCTGCTCGGCATGCTCGTGAAAGGCGCCGACGTCGATGTCACGGTGGTCGCGCTGATCGGCGAGCGCGGGCGCGAGGTGCGCGAGTTCATCGAACGCGAGCTGGGTGCCGAGGGGCGGCGCCGCGCGGTGATCGTTTGCGCGACCAGCGACCGCTCGTCGATGGAACGGGTGAAGGCCGCCTACGTCGCCACCGCGATCGCCGAATATTTTCGGGATGCGGGCCAGCGCGTGCTGTTCCTGATGGACTCGGTCACGCGTTTCGCCCGCGCGCAGCGCGAGATCGGCCTCGCCGCGGGCGAGCCGCCGACGCGGCGCGGCTACCCGCCGTCGGTGTTCGCGACGTTGCCCAAGCTGATGGAGCGCGTTGGCATGAACGCGCACGGCTCGATCACCGCGCTGTACACGGTGCTGGTCGAGGGCGACGACATGACCGAGCCGATCGCCGACGAAACCCGTTCGATCCTCGACGGCCACATCGTGCTGTCCCGAAAACTCGCTGCCGCGAACCATTATCCGGCGATCGATATCCTTGCGTCCACCAGCCGCGTGATGCACGCGGTGACGCAGCCGTCGCATCAGGCCGCGGCGGGCCGCGTGCGTGAGCTGATGGCGAAATACGACGAGATCGAGCTGTTGTTGAAGATCGGCGAATACCAGAGCGGTGCGGACCCCGTGACCGACGAGGCGATCGCCAAGCACGACGCGATTCTCGCTTTTCTCAAGCAGGGCACGCGCGAACGCATTCCGGCCGCGCAGACGCAGGCGGCGCTGCTCGCGCTGGCGCGCCCATGA
- the sctO gene encoding type III secretion system stalk subunit SctO: MSIVDDVLRIKQFREAQAELALRRQRLRVVQANAARDAARDERDVHRAFAAEEEVRLFGDLLGRLVQVRSIENVRSRVGALAGEDMRLDGELSGAEGVLDEARGVLEQCRLAQRQAEQRRETFTELVRRHTGAARREAERREEGELEEMGLLAREREQARYEPQDDEIS; this comes from the coding sequence ATGAGCATCGTCGACGACGTGCTGCGCATCAAGCAGTTTCGCGAAGCGCAGGCGGAACTCGCGCTGCGCCGGCAACGGCTGCGGGTGGTTCAGGCGAACGCGGCCCGCGACGCCGCACGCGACGAGCGCGACGTGCATCGTGCGTTCGCCGCGGAGGAGGAGGTGCGCCTGTTCGGCGATCTGCTGGGACGGCTCGTGCAAGTGCGGTCGATCGAAAACGTGCGGTCGCGCGTCGGCGCGCTGGCAGGCGAGGACATGCGGCTCGATGGCGAGCTATCGGGCGCCGAGGGCGTGCTGGACGAAGCGCGCGGCGTGCTGGAGCAGTGTCGCTTGGCGCAGCGCCAGGCCGAGCAGCGCCGCGAGACTTTCACCGAGCTGGTGCGGCGCCATACCGGCGCGGCGCGGCGCGAGGCCGAGCGGCGCGAAGAAGGGGAGTTGGAGGAAATGGGCCTGCTCGCGCGCGAGCGCGAGCAGGCGCGGTACGAACCGCAGGATGACGAAATATCGTAG
- the sctQ gene encoding type III secretion system cytoplasmic ring protein SctQ, with protein MALTPRPSRLMPRLRLSAREAEALTLISRRLLDCSVPCDAAMPGRAAWRLSLTPGRNDAVRATCDREIAIDWSGARLHLRFPARAAALWLAARLGVDEAEALDPPLAEAVLEAMLDEVVERLALGGLGAPRWRHAPPVADPPLALAHAFVLAVRCDEEADVGPEAGGAPRSGVLACVETDAFGVMLLASLLARHPDRENDIAIDALPVPLRLVIGDAELRVVEMASLAAGDIVRCTRCTLGAVPWVAATAPDGRVWRMRLVGSASGETGPGAAGRLIFMGRGHGMTEGHFDETTFDVAPGADGPPAMAEDTRRDDAWIERMPVRLQFDLGTQVVPLGELRRLQPGQALDLERPSRAPVCIRANGMPIGWGDLVEIDGNIGIVIVALSERIHAADEATERTPAAT; from the coding sequence ATGGCGCTTACCCCACGCCCGTCGCGCCTCATGCCGCGCCTGCGTCTGTCGGCGCGGGAAGCCGAGGCGCTGACGCTGATCAGCCGCCGCCTGCTGGACTGCTCGGTGCCGTGCGACGCGGCGATGCCGGGGCGCGCGGCCTGGCGGCTGTCGCTGACCCCTGGGCGCAACGATGCGGTGCGCGCCACCTGCGACCGCGAGATCGCGATCGACTGGTCGGGCGCGCGCCTGCATCTGCGCTTTCCCGCGCGTGCGGCCGCGTTGTGGCTGGCCGCGCGGCTGGGCGTGGACGAAGCCGAAGCGCTGGACCCGCCGCTGGCCGAGGCGGTGCTGGAAGCGATGCTGGACGAAGTGGTCGAACGGCTCGCGCTCGGCGGCCTGGGTGCACCGCGCTGGCGTCACGCGCCGCCGGTCGCGGATCCGCCCCTCGCACTGGCGCACGCCTTCGTGCTGGCCGTGCGGTGCGACGAGGAGGCGGATGTCGGGCCGGAGGCGGGCGGTGCGCCACGTTCCGGCGTGCTGGCCTGCGTCGAGACCGACGCATTCGGCGTGATGCTGCTGGCCAGCCTCCTCGCACGGCATCCGGACCGCGAAAACGACATCGCCATCGACGCGCTGCCGGTACCGCTGCGCCTGGTGATCGGCGACGCGGAACTGCGGGTCGTGGAAATGGCGTCGCTCGCAGCGGGCGACATCGTGCGGTGCACGCGCTGCACGCTGGGCGCCGTGCCGTGGGTGGCGGCCACCGCGCCCGACGGCCGGGTGTGGCGCATGCGACTGGTGGGGAGCGCGTCCGGCGAAACCGGGCCGGGCGCCGCCGGCCGCCTGATTTTTATGGGACGGGGGCATGGCATGACGGAAGGGCACTTTGATGAAACGACATTCGACGTGGCGCCCGGCGCGGATGGCCCACCGGCGATGGCGGAGGACACCCGCCGCGACGACGCCTGGATCGAACGCATGCCGGTGCGTCTCCAGTTCGATCTGGGCACCCAGGTCGTGCCGCTGGGCGAATTGCGGCGGCTGCAACCCGGACAGGCGCTCGACCTCGAGCGGCCATCGCGCGCGCCGGTCTGCATCCGCGCGAACGGCATGCCGATCGGATGGGGCGATCTGGTGGAAATCGACGGCAACATCGGCATCGTGATCGTCGCGCTCTCGGAAAGGATCCACGCGGCGGACGAGGCCACCGAGCGGACGCCGGCAGCTACCTGA
- a CDS encoding EscR/YscR/HrcR family type III secretion system export apparatus protein → MTHFDPVTLALVLAMLALLPTVAVVTTSFLKISIVMSLVRNALGVQQAPPNIALYGMALILTAYIMAPVGLRAYDGMMAVSAASPAGVSGASPAGVSGASPAGVSRYPDVAGAANAASPLRIDALFQGLKAGIEPLKDFMLRNSRPEQRVFFANTARRIWGAQLAAGIDERTLLVLVPAFVLSEMNAAFQIGFLLYLPFVLIDLIVSNVLLAMGMMMVSPVTISLPLKLFLFVMVDGWTRLIQGLVLSYIQ, encoded by the coding sequence ATGACCCATTTCGATCCCGTCACGCTGGCGCTGGTGCTCGCCATGCTGGCGCTGCTGCCCACCGTCGCCGTCGTGACCACCTCGTTTCTGAAAATCTCGATCGTGATGTCGCTGGTGCGCAATGCGCTGGGCGTGCAGCAGGCGCCACCCAACATCGCGCTGTACGGCATGGCGTTGATCCTCACCGCCTACATCATGGCGCCGGTCGGACTGCGCGCGTACGACGGCATGATGGCCGTCTCCGCGGCGAGTCCGGCAGGCGTTTCCGGCGCGAGCCCCGCGGGCGTTTCCGGCGCGAGCCCCGCGGGCGTTTCCCGGTACCCGGACGTGGCCGGCGCCGCGAACGCCGCGTCGCCGTTGCGCATCGACGCCTTGTTCCAGGGCCTGAAAGCCGGCATCGAACCCTTGAAGGATTTCATGCTGCGCAACAGCCGGCCCGAGCAACGGGTCTTCTTCGCCAACACCGCGCGGCGGATATGGGGCGCGCAGCTGGCCGCCGGCATCGACGAGCGCACGCTGCTGGTACTGGTGCCGGCCTTCGTGCTCTCGGAGATGAACGCCGCGTTTCAGATCGGTTTCCTGCTGTACCTGCCTTTCGTGCTGATCGATCTCATCGTCTCCAACGTGTTGCTGGCGATGGGCATGATGATGGTGTCGCCGGTCACCATCTCGCTGCCGCTCAAGCTGTTCCTGTTCGTCATGGTCGACGGCTGGACCCGCCTGATCCAGGGGCTGGTGCTGTCCTACATTCAATGA
- the sctS gene encoding type III secretion system export apparatus subunit SctS: protein MPTLDLIAYLKQALQLVLWLSMPPIAVAAIVGTAFSLFQALTQIQEQTLSFAVKLIAVVATLMLLGPWIGTELYNYTVSVFDHFYDVAR from the coding sequence ATGCCGACACTCGACCTCATCGCCTATCTGAAGCAGGCCCTGCAACTGGTGCTGTGGCTGTCGATGCCGCCGATCGCGGTCGCGGCGATCGTCGGCACCGCGTTTTCGCTGTTCCAGGCACTCACGCAGATCCAGGAACAGACGCTGTCGTTCGCGGTGAAACTGATCGCGGTGGTGGCGACCCTGATGTTGCTGGGGCCGTGGATCGGCACCGAGCTGTACAACTACACGGTGTCGGTGTTCGATCATTTCTACGACGTGGCGCGCTGA